In Wenyingzhuangia fucanilytica, the following are encoded in one genomic region:
- the rseP gene encoding RIP metalloprotease RseP, translated as MENLIIAGQFILSLSLLIVLHELGHFIPAKLFKTKVEKFYLFFDYKFSLFKKKVGETVYGIGWIPLGGYVKIAGMIDESMDTEQMKQPAQPWEFRSKPAWQRLIIMLGGVIVNFVLGLLIYIMIFSVWGQEVVGPKDVKNGFSVSQTLKKYGFKDGDTFLKVDGKPVENVLDVNKQLFLRDVKTIEVLHADGTTENLSVPEEIGKEMWQLNDLKPFTPRFVAVVDSVIAGKPAYQSGFMKHDRIVSVNGETSVYWGDFTSKIQESNGEAIEVVVDRNGVLVTLTVTPDEDKKIGVAPAFNPDENFTVKHQTYGIAESINKGASAAYWTLKDYMAQFKYVFTKKGATSMGGFISIAKIFKPVWDWQIFWANTAFLSIMLGFMNLLPIPALDGGHVVFTLYEMVTGRKPGDKFLEYAQITGFVLLLSLLAFANGNDIYKLVLGFIS; from the coding sequence ATGGAGAATTTAATTATTGCAGGACAGTTTATTTTAAGCCTGTCACTATTAATAGTGTTACACGAATTAGGGCATTTTATACCTGCAAAACTGTTTAAAACCAAAGTAGAAAAGTTTTATTTATTTTTTGATTACAAGTTTTCTCTTTTTAAGAAAAAAGTAGGAGAAACTGTATATGGAATTGGATGGATTCCACTAGGAGGATATGTGAAAATTGCAGGGATGATAGACGAAAGTATGGATACCGAGCAAATGAAACAACCTGCACAACCTTGGGAATTTAGATCTAAACCAGCATGGCAGCGTTTAATTATTATGTTAGGTGGGGTAATTGTAAACTTTGTGTTAGGATTACTAATCTATATCATGATTTTTTCTGTTTGGGGACAAGAAGTTGTTGGGCCTAAAGATGTTAAAAACGGATTTTCTGTAAGTCAAACCTTAAAAAAATATGGGTTTAAAGATGGAGATACTTTCTTAAAGGTAGATGGAAAACCGGTAGAAAATGTTTTAGATGTAAATAAACAATTGTTTTTAAGAGATGTTAAAACAATTGAAGTACTTCATGCTGATGGAACTACTGAAAATTTAAGTGTTCCTGAAGAGATTGGAAAAGAAATGTGGCAGTTAAATGATTTAAAACCATTTACGCCTCGTTTTGTTGCGGTGGTAGATTCTGTTATTGCAGGAAAACCAGCTTACCAATCAGGATTTATGAAACACGATAGAATAGTTTCTGTTAATGGTGAAACTTCTGTGTATTGGGGAGATTTTACTTCTAAAATACAAGAATCAAACGGAGAAGCTATAGAGGTTGTAGTTGATAGAAATGGTGTTTTGGTGACGTTAACAGTAACTCCAGACGAAGATAAAAAGATTGGGGTAGCCCCTGCGTTTAATCCAGATGAGAATTTTACCGTTAAACATCAGACTTATGGAATTGCGGAGAGCATAAATAAAGGTGCATCAGCAGCGTATTGGACTTTAAAAGATTATATGGCTCAGTTTAAGTATGTATTTACTAAAAAAGGAGCAACTAGTATGGGAGGTTTTATCTCAATTGCTAAAATTTTTAAACCAGTTTGGGATTGGCAAATATTTTGGGCTAACACAGCATTCTTATCTATTATGTTAGGGTTTATGAATTTATTACCAATTCCTGCATTAGATGGAGGACATGTAGTGTTTACTTTGTACGAAATGGTTACAGGTAGAAAACCAGGAGATAAATTTTTAGAGTATGCACAAATTACAGGATTTGTATTGTTACTTTCTTTACTAGCTTTTGCTAATGGAAATGATATTTATAAACTTGTTTTAGGATTTATATCTTAA
- a CDS encoding cation:proton antiporter, translating into MIELAGIIILGILAQWLAWRLKLPAILPLILVGLLVGPVSSLFTPDGSKWIEPVWNGTKGLFAGESLFYFVSLAISIILFEGGLTLKKKEVLNVGPAIIKLITLGSIITFFAAGVAVHYLFNLSWAISFLFSSLIIVTGPTVITPILRNIRLKRDVSAILKWEGILIDPVGALVAVLVFEFISIEQTHEFTKTAIIEFGKIILFGTTFGFTFAHGFNFTLKKNWVPKYLLNVFTLAYVLGVFVLSDSFAHESGLLSVVVMGMVLGNIDLPNLKEILHFKESLSVLLISILFILLSANMNISDIYLVNNWQTLALFGIIIFLVRPLGVFLSTMNSGLKFREKVFVSWVGPRGIVAAGIASLFGLKLVAQGEPGAEYITPLVFVIVLGTVLLNATTARAVARILGVFLRSSKGILIVGASEVSRVIAKYLEEKNRYVVLIDNNAENISIAQKMGLNAEVFDVFTDEVGDNIEYSDIGYLLALTASKKVNKHAIGSFKKTIDKASCFRFVSEIELSSGKADSGSNFLSTKDDFLKFSELIREYPQVNEIEIKSQEDFIQKNQELTDKNNTIPLFVADEKGELYVIAAANKTIKIGKHFKLVYVGEPLSDKQEVIKK; encoded by the coding sequence ATGATTGAGTTAGCAGGAATTATTATTTTAGGAATTTTAGCACAATGGTTGGCATGGAGGCTTAAATTACCTGCAATTTTACCATTAATCTTAGTAGGGCTATTAGTTGGGCCTGTTTCATCATTGTTTACGCCTGATGGTTCTAAATGGATAGAACCTGTTTGGAATGGAACCAAAGGATTGTTTGCGGGAGAGAGTTTATTTTATTTTGTTTCCTTAGCAATTAGCATTATTTTGTTTGAAGGAGGGTTAACTTTAAAAAAGAAAGAAGTACTAAATGTAGGGCCTGCAATTATAAAACTAATTACATTAGGAAGTATCATTACTTTTTTTGCTGCTGGAGTAGCAGTACATTATTTGTTTAATTTAAGTTGGGCAATTTCCTTTTTATTTTCATCCTTAATTATTGTTACAGGGCCTACGGTAATTACGCCAATCCTTAGAAATATTAGATTAAAAAGAGATGTTTCTGCAATTTTAAAATGGGAGGGAATTTTAATTGATCCTGTTGGAGCTTTGGTAGCCGTTTTGGTATTTGAGTTTATTAGTATTGAACAAACACATGAGTTTACCAAAACAGCGATTATTGAGTTTGGTAAAATTATTTTATTTGGAACTACCTTTGGATTTACATTTGCCCACGGATTTAATTTTACTTTAAAAAAGAATTGGGTACCTAAGTATTTGTTAAATGTTTTTACACTTGCTTATGTGTTAGGAGTTTTTGTGTTGTCAGATTCTTTTGCTCATGAATCTGGTTTATTATCAGTAGTAGTCATGGGAATGGTGTTAGGAAACATAGATTTACCAAACCTTAAAGAGATATTACATTTTAAAGAATCTCTAAGTGTATTGTTAATTTCTATACTGTTTATATTGCTATCAGCTAATATGAATATCAGTGATATTTATTTGGTTAACAATTGGCAAACATTAGCACTTTTTGGAATTATCATTTTCCTTGTTCGCCCATTGGGAGTCTTTTTAAGTACTATGAATTCTGGCTTAAAATTTAGAGAAAAAGTATTTGTTAGTTGGGTAGGTCCTAGAGGAATTGTTGCGGCTGGTATTGCTTCTTTATTTGGTTTAAAATTAGTTGCTCAAGGAGAGCCTGGAGCAGAGTATATAACCCCATTGGTTTTTGTTATTGTATTAGGAACAGTTTTGTTAAACGCTACAACGGCAAGAGCAGTTGCTAGAATTTTAGGTGTGTTTTTACGTTCATCAAAAGGAATTTTGATTGTGGGTGCTTCTGAAGTTTCTAGGGTGATTGCTAAATATTTAGAAGAGAAAAACAGATATGTTGTTTTGATAGATAACAATGCAGAAAATATTAGCATCGCACAAAAAATGGGATTAAATGCTGAGGTTTTTGATGTTTTTACTGATGAAGTAGGAGATAATATTGAATACTCTGACATTGGATATTTATTGGCTTTAACTGCTAGTAAAAAAGTAAATAAACACGCTATAGGAAGTTTTAAAAAGACCATTGATAAAGCTTCTTGTTTTAGGTTTGTGTCAGAGATAGAGTTAAGTTCTGGTAAGGCAGATTCAGGAAGTAATTTCTTATCAACCAAAGATGACTTTTTAAAGTTTAGTGAGTTAATAAGAGAATATCCTCAGGTTAATGAAATAGAGATTAAATCTCAAGAAGATTTTATTCAAAAAAATCAAGAATTAACAGATAAAAACAATACAATTCCATTGTTTGTAGCAGATGAAAAAGGAGAGTTGTATGTGATTGCAGCAGCCAACAAAACCATAAAAATAGGGAAGCATTTTAAATTGGTTTATGTTGGAGAACCTTTGTCTGATAAACAGGAAGTTATAAAAAAATAG
- a CDS encoding 30S ribosomal protein S16 yields MSVKIRLQRHGKKGKPFYYVVAADARAKRDGKFLEKLGSYNPNANPAIIELDVDASVKWLNNGAQPTDTAKTILSTKGVLLKKHLQGGVAKGALTEEQAEAKFKAWVEAKEAAIQAKKDGLTAEQAAEKAKVLEAEKAVNAARIAAAQEAEAALLAEAQAAEATATATEGEAATEEATEETAE; encoded by the coding sequence ATGTCAGTAAAAATTAGATTACAAAGACACGGTAAAAAAGGAAAACCTTTTTACTATGTAGTAGCAGCAGATGCTCGTGCAAAAAGAGATGGTAAATTCTTAGAAAAATTAGGAAGTTACAATCCAAATGCTAACCCTGCAATCATTGAATTAGATGTTGATGCATCTGTAAAATGGTTAAACAATGGAGCGCAACCAACTGATACTGCTAAAACAATTTTATCTACTAAAGGAGTTTTATTAAAGAAACACTTACAAGGTGGAGTTGCTAAAGGAGCTTTAACAGAAGAGCAAGCAGAAGCTAAATTTAAGGCATGGGTAGAGGCTAAAGAAGCTGCTATTCAAGCTAAAAAAGATGGTTTAACTGCTGAGCAAGCTGCAGAAAAAGCAAAAGTTTTAGAAGCAGAGAAAGCTGTTAACGCTGCTCGTATTGCTGCTGCACAAGAAGCTGAGGCTGCATTATTAGCTGAAGCACAGGCTGCTGAAGCAACTGCAACTGCAACTGAAGGTGAGGCTGCAACTGAAGAAGCTACAGAAGAAACTGCTGAGTAA
- the rimM gene encoding ribosome maturation factor RimM (Essential for efficient processing of 16S rRNA): MRKEDCFYLGKIVRKHSFKGEVVIKLDTDEPELYENLESVFVEHGKDLIPFFIEERLLQKGNQLRVRFETVDTEQDADAIMNSGIYLPLSFLPKLTGNKFYFHEIIDFTAVDVERGEFGIIKGVNDTTAQPLFEIMNDGVEILIPMIDEFIKEIDRKGKRVVLQTPPGLIDMYLS, encoded by the coding sequence ATGCGTAAAGAAGATTGTTTTTATTTAGGCAAAATCGTTAGAAAACATAGCTTTAAAGGGGAGGTGGTTATTAAATTAGACACCGATGAACCTGAACTGTATGAAAACTTGGAATCTGTCTTTGTCGAACACGGCAAAGACTTGATTCCTTTTTTTATTGAAGAAAGATTACTACAAAAAGGAAATCAACTACGTGTGCGTTTTGAAACGGTAGATACTGAACAAGATGCAGATGCTATTATGAATTCTGGAATTTACTTACCACTTTCTTTTTTACCTAAACTAACAGGTAACAAATTTTACTTTCACGAAATCATAGATTTTACTGCTGTGGATGTTGAAAGAGGAGAATTTGGAATTATTAAAGGAGTGAATGATACCACCGCACAACCATTGTTTGAAATTATGAATGATGGAGTGGAGATTTTAATTCCAATGATTGATGAATTTATCAAAGAAATAGACCGTAAAGGAAAACGTGTTGTTTTGCAAACACCTCCTGGGTTGATTGATATGTATTTGTCATAA
- a CDS encoding tRNA1(Val) (adenine(37)-N6)-methyltransferase, protein MFRFKQFAVSQEKSAMKVGTDGVLLGAWTPVEQVGRILDIGTGTGLIALMLAQRNPVAKITAIEIEENAFKEAQINFKNAPWANRLEVVNSSLQSFKSDIQFDLIVSNPPYYTDTFKNDNIERALARHVDNLSFQDLLFYTSTLLSEQGMCTFIIPFAEEDNFINLAKEQGLYLCKITRVRGRKDLPVKRSLLCFTKEFKKNIENELVVEIDRHVYTQEYINLTQSFYLKM, encoded by the coding sequence ATGTTTCGATTCAAACAATTTGCTGTTTCTCAAGAAAAGTCAGCCATGAAAGTGGGGACTGATGGGGTTTTATTAGGGGCTTGGACTCCTGTAGAACAGGTAGGAAGAATCTTAGACATTGGTACAGGTACAGGCTTAATTGCCTTGATGTTGGCTCAAAGAAATCCTGTGGCAAAAATAACTGCAATAGAAATTGAAGAAAACGCTTTTAAAGAAGCTCAAATTAATTTTAAGAATGCTCCATGGGCAAATAGACTAGAGGTTGTTAATAGTAGTCTACAAAGCTTTAAGAGTGATATTCAGTTTGATTTAATTGTATCTAATCCACCATATTATACTGATACCTTTAAAAATGATAATATCGAAAGAGCACTAGCTAGGCACGTTGATAATTTGTCCTTTCAAGATTTGTTGTTTTATACTTCAACATTACTTAGTGAACAAGGGATGTGTACTTTTATCATTCCATTTGCAGAAGAAGATAATTTTATCAACTTAGCTAAAGAACAGGGCTTATATCTTTGTAAAATAACAAGGGTAAGGGGTAGGAAAGATTTGCCTGTAAAAAGAAGTTTACTCTGTTTTACAAAAGAATTTAAAAAAAATATAGAAAACGAACTTGTGGTAGAAATTGATAGACATGTTTATACCCAAGAATATATAAATCTCACACAATCTTTTTATTTAAAAATGTAA
- a CDS encoding DUF423 domain-containing protein: MKKYIAIAAFSGAIAVMLGAFGAHALKEILSESELNSFETGVRYQIIHSLLLFVVMMIPMFKEKQKKRIANILISGMIAFSGSIYLLVLGGVPSKYIWFITPLGGLLLLASWLMIGVYALKQKTTL; this comes from the coding sequence ATGAAAAAATATATAGCCATAGCTGCTTTTAGTGGCGCAATAGCGGTAATGTTAGGTGCTTTTGGAGCACATGCCTTAAAAGAAATATTGTCCGAAAGTGAATTAAATAGTTTTGAAACAGGTGTTAGGTATCAAATAATTCACAGCTTGTTATTGTTTGTTGTAATGATGATTCCAATGTTTAAAGAAAAGCAAAAGAAAAGAATTGCTAATATTTTAATATCGGGAATGATAGCTTTTTCTGGGTCTATTTACTTATTGGTTTTAGGAGGTGTACCATCAAAGTATATTTGGTTTATTACTCCGTTGGGAGGACTACTGTTATTGGCTTCTTGGTTAATGATTGGAGTATATGCCTTAAAACAAAAAACTACTTTATAA
- a CDS encoding DUF4296 domain-containing protein, whose protein sequence is MMKFIFYTLCISILMACNSNTILKKPDNLISKDKMVKILTESYIARSARSVKNINNDRNINYLSLVYKNNGVDSIAFNESLRYYTADISQNEEILKLVQKNIDEEVETLKSENDAFYDKKIDSLEKAQEKISEKKLAILKNSEAKKLEEQVDSIKKNKDNLFSVEISKLKKDLKDTVSIASAEKKRKYIVRINQKLEELNLTKNDSINKQIDTLKSRHQKELEKKIEEFKKKQENITLDKRKKFEQQKFQ, encoded by the coding sequence ATGATGAAATTTATTTTTTACACTTTGTGCATTAGCATATTAATGGCTTGTAACAGCAATACCATTCTAAAAAAACCAGACAATCTTATCTCTAAGGATAAAATGGTAAAAATTCTTACAGAAAGTTATATTGCAAGAAGCGCCAGAAGTGTTAAAAACATTAATAACGATAGAAACATCAACTACCTAAGTCTTGTTTATAAAAACAATGGAGTAGACTCTATTGCTTTTAATGAAAGTTTAAGATATTATACTGCTGATATTAGTCAGAATGAAGAAATATTAAAATTGGTTCAGAAAAATATTGATGAGGAGGTTGAAACTTTGAAAAGTGAAAATGATGCCTTTTATGATAAAAAGATTGATTCTCTAGAAAAAGCTCAAGAAAAAATATCCGAAAAAAAACTCGCTATTTTAAAAAATTCTGAAGCCAAAAAACTAGAAGAACAAGTTGATTCAATTAAAAAAAACAAAGACAACCTTTTTAGTGTAGAAATCTCTAAACTAAAAAAAGATTTAAAAGACACTGTTTCTATTGCATCAGCAGAAAAAAAGAGGAAATATATTGTTAGAATAAATCAAAAACTTGAAGAGTTAAATTTGACTAAAAATGACTCTATTAATAAACAAATAGATACTTTAAAAAGTCGACATCAAAAAGAGTTAGAAAAGAAGATTGAAGAATTTAAAAAGAAACAAGAAAACATTACTCTTGATAAAAGAAAAAAATTTGAACAACAAAAATTTCAATAA
- a CDS encoding dihydroorotase produces the protein MGCTVIKGAKIINEGKVFKRDVLIENDIIKTIAKDIKVPKSALVIKAKGKYLLPGAIDDQVHFREPGLTHKANIATESRAAIAGGITTFIEMPNTVPQATTQELLEDKFKIASETSYANYSFMFGGTNDNLDELLKTDPKKVAGIKLFLGSSTGNMLVDNPEVLEKIFSSTDMVISVHCEDEETIKANMKKALEEYGEDIPIEQHPIIRSAEACYLSSSKAIELAKKTGARLHIFHLSTAIETELFRNDIPLKEKKITAEVCVHHLNFNSDDYAKKGTFIKWNPAVKTKNDQGALWKALLDDRIDVIATDHAPHTLEEKQNIYTKAPSGGPLVQHALPAMLNYVDQGKITIEKVVEKMCHNPAILFDIEKRGFVKEGYYADLVLVDPEKRWTVNKDNILYKCGWSPFEGTKFNNTITHTFVNGNLIYDNGVFNDEIKGKRITFNR, from the coding sequence ATGGGTTGTACAGTAATTAAGGGTGCAAAAATTATTAACGAAGGAAAAGTATTTAAACGTGATGTATTGATTGAAAACGACATCATTAAAACAATTGCAAAAGATATAAAAGTACCTAAAAGTGCTTTGGTTATTAAAGCCAAAGGAAAATACTTACTGCCTGGAGCTATAGATGATCAAGTGCACTTTAGAGAACCAGGATTAACTCATAAAGCAAATATTGCAACAGAAAGTAGAGCAGCCATAGCAGGTGGAATTACTACTTTTATAGAAATGCCAAACACTGTGCCGCAAGCAACCACACAAGAGTTGTTAGAAGATAAATTTAAAATTGCTTCGGAAACATCATATGCCAACTATTCATTTATGTTTGGTGGAACTAATGATAATTTAGATGAATTGCTAAAAACAGATCCTAAAAAAGTAGCAGGAATTAAATTGTTTTTAGGTTCTTCTACCGGAAATATGTTGGTTGATAACCCTGAAGTTTTAGAAAAAATATTTTCTTCTACAGACATGGTTATTTCCGTTCACTGTGAAGACGAAGAAACCATTAAAGCAAACATGAAAAAAGCTTTAGAGGAGTACGGAGAAGACATTCCAATTGAACAGCACCCAATTATTAGAAGTGCAGAGGCTTGTTATTTATCTTCATCAAAAGCAATAGAATTGGCTAAAAAAACAGGAGCTAGACTTCATATTTTTCACCTATCTACAGCTATTGAAACAGAGTTGTTTAGAAATGACATCCCTTTAAAAGAAAAGAAAATTACCGCCGAAGTTTGTGTTCATCACCTAAACTTTAATAGCGATGATTACGCTAAAAAAGGAACTTTTATAAAATGGAATCCTGCAGTAAAAACAAAAAACGATCAGGGTGCGTTGTGGAAAGCTTTGTTAGATGATAGAATTGATGTAATTGCTACAGACCATGCTCCACATACTTTAGAAGAAAAACAAAATATTTACACCAAAGCTCCAAGCGGTGGTCCATTAGTACAACACGCTTTACCTGCTATGCTAAACTATGTTGATCAAGGAAAAATCACTATAGAAAAAGTAGTAGAAAAAATGTGTCACAACCCTGCAATACTTTTTGATATTGAAAAAAGAGGTTTTGTAAAAGAAGGATATTATGCCGATTTAGTATTGGTAGATCCAGAAAAAAGATGGACTGTAAACAAAGACAACATACTTTATAAATGTGGATGGAGTCCTTTTGAAGGAACTAAATTTAACAACACCATTACCCATACTTTTGTAAACGGAAACCTTATTTATGACAACGGCGTATTTAACGACGAAATCAAAGGAAAAAGAATTACATTTAATAGATAA
- a CDS encoding polyprenol monophosphomannose synthase yields the protein MNRALIIIPTLNEVENINAIIKAVFNVNADYHILIVDDNSTDGTIDIIKNLQKVHPNLYLEIRVNSRGLGKAYIHGFKWAINKDYDYILEMDADFSHNPKDLPRLIQACEQDGNDLAIGSRYINNKINVINWDFKRLMLSYFASKYVKFVTGIPVFDTTAGFICYRRKVLKTIDFSKIRFTGYAFQIEMKFKAWLHKFKIKEVSIIFTDRTKGTSKLDSSIISEAIFGVIRMKFKGLTKK from the coding sequence ATGAATCGGGCATTAATCATCATTCCTACTCTTAATGAAGTTGAAAACATCAACGCCATCATTAAAGCTGTATTTAATGTTAATGCTGATTACCACATTTTAATAGTAGATGATAATTCTACAGATGGTACCATTGACATCATTAAAAATTTACAAAAAGTTCACCCTAATTTGTATTTAGAAATTAGAGTAAACAGTCGTGGTTTGGGAAAAGCTTATATACATGGTTTTAAATGGGCTATCAATAAAGATTATGATTACATTCTAGAAATGGATGCAGATTTTTCTCATAACCCAAAAGATTTACCTAGGTTAATACAAGCTTGCGAACAAGATGGGAACGATTTAGCAATAGGTTCTAGGTATATTAACAACAAAATAAATGTAATCAATTGGGACTTTAAGAGATTGATGTTGTCGTACTTTGCATCAAAATATGTAAAGTTTGTTACAGGAATTCCTGTCTTTGACACCACTGCTGGTTTTATTTGTTACAGAAGAAAAGTGCTAAAAACTATTGATTTTAGCAAAATAAGATTTACAGGTTATGCTTTCCAAATAGAAATGAAATTTAAAGCATGGCTACACAAGTTTAAAATAAAAGAAGTTTCTATTATTTTTACCGATAGAACTAAAGGAACTTCAAAATTAGATAGCTCTATTATTAGTGAAGCTATTTTTGGAGTAATAAGAATGAAATTTAAAGGATTGACAAAAAAATAA
- a CDS encoding DUF4271 domain-containing protein gives MPLIIVFLMCMVDLLRTKLLFKSLFSNQYFYKYPHDSVNTLSLYQVLVFLYMSVVLALFLMFLLCDKTYIYQQFFEAFRSAFYISSSFFIVKYLVSEFLYQFSNKKLHFKQMLILETSYLTVVLLVVFLLLSCVFLHLDYYDSLRNILLIIALLTYFIRFIVLVLNNKNLLSGKVLHIILYLCTLEIVPFVYLFKSYIE, from the coding sequence ATGCCTTTAATTATTGTGTTTTTAATGTGTATGGTTGACTTGTTAAGGACAAAGCTTTTGTTTAAAAGTTTGTTTTCAAATCAATATTTTTATAAATATCCACACGATTCTGTAAACACACTTTCGCTCTATCAAGTGTTGGTGTTTTTGTATATGTCAGTTGTTTTAGCTCTTTTTTTAATGTTTTTATTGTGTGATAAAACATATATTTATCAACAATTTTTCGAGGCTTTTAGAAGTGCTTTTTACATTAGTTCTAGCTTTTTTATAGTAAAGTATTTGGTCTCTGAATTTTTGTATCAATTCTCTAATAAAAAACTACATTTTAAACAAATGTTAATACTGGAAACCAGTTATTTAACTGTTGTTTTGTTAGTTGTATTTTTACTTTTATCTTGTGTTTTTTTGCATTTAGATTATTATGATTCATTAAGAAATATCCTTTTAATTATTGCCTTGTTAACTTATTTTATAAGGTTCATTGTTCTGGTTTTAAATAATAAAAACCTACTGTCGGGTAAAGTTTTGCATATTATTTTGTATCTTTGCACGCTAGAAATAGTACCGTTTGTTTATTTATTCAAAAGCTATATAGAGTAA
- a CDS encoding uroporphyrinogen-III synthase, with protein sequence MKVKTILVSQPEPKTDQQSPFSILSEKQKVKIDFRSFIHVEGLTVREVRNQKIDLGKYSAIILTSRNAVDHFFRIAEEMRFKVPNELKYFCQSEAVAYYLQKYVVYRKRKIYVGKRTFPELCELIKKHKTEKFLLPSSDKLKDLIPESLDAMGVDWTRADLYRTVTSDLSDLEKVTYDVLVFFSPSGIQSLFKNFPEFKQNNTRIAVFGNSTVKAATEAGLKVDISAPSPENPSMTSALEKYIKEVNKK encoded by the coding sequence ATGAAAGTAAAAACAATATTAGTATCTCAGCCAGAGCCTAAAACAGATCAACAATCACCCTTTTCAATTTTATCAGAAAAGCAAAAAGTAAAAATTGATTTTAGATCTTTTATTCATGTTGAAGGTTTAACTGTAAGAGAGGTTCGTAATCAAAAAATTGATCTTGGAAAATATTCGGCAATTATACTTACAAGTAGAAATGCAGTAGATCACTTTTTTAGAATTGCTGAGGAAATGCGTTTTAAGGTACCAAATGAATTAAAATATTTCTGTCAGTCAGAAGCTGTAGCTTATTACTTACAAAAATATGTAGTTTACAGAAAACGTAAAATTTATGTTGGAAAAAGAACTTTCCCTGAATTATGTGAATTGATTAAAAAACATAAAACAGAAAAGTTTTTATTACCGTCTTCAGATAAGTTAAAAGATTTAATTCCTGAGTCTTTAGATGCTATGGGGGTTGATTGGACAAGAGCAGACTTGTATAGAACTGTAACAAGTGATTTATCTGACTTAGAAAAAGTAACTTATGATGTTTTGGTGTTCTTTAGTCCATCTGGAATTCAGTCTTTATTTAAGAACTTTCCAGAGTTTAAACAAAACAACACAAGAATTGCTGTATTTGGAAACTCTACAGTAAAAGCAGCTACAGAAGCTGGATTAAAAGTTGATATTTCTGCACCATCTCCAGAAAATCCATCAATGACAAGTGCTTTAGAAAAGTATATTAAAGAAGTAAATAAAAAATAA
- a CDS encoding DUF3109 family protein: MFQIGKTLVSEEIIESDFVCNISACKGECCVAGEAGAPVLDEEIKKLNEVYPKIKHLLRPEGIAAIEEQGTYTTSKFGEHETTLVNNKECAFVTFDDKGITSCGIEQAYNLGLVDWKKPISCHLYPVRVQEYEEFSAVNYHHWEICDDACALGKELQVPVYKFLKNALILKFGENWYMELEKVAEEWKKQKKL; the protein is encoded by the coding sequence ATGTTTCAAATAGGGAAAACACTAGTGTCCGAAGAAATCATAGAGAGTGATTTTGTGTGTAATATTTCTGCTTGCAAAGGAGAGTGTTGTGTAGCAGGCGAAGCTGGAGCTCCAGTTTTAGATGAGGAAATTAAAAAACTAAACGAAGTTTATCCTAAAATTAAACACTTATTAAGACCAGAGGGAATTGCTGCTATAGAAGAGCAAGGAACTTATACAACCTCTAAATTTGGTGAGCACGAAACTACTTTGGTAAATAATAAAGAGTGTGCTTTTGTGACTTTTGATGATAAAGGAATTACTTCTTGTGGAATAGAACAAGCTTATAATCTAGGCTTGGTAGATTGGAAAAAACCAATTTCATGTCATTTGTATCCGGTAAGGGTTCAAGAGTACGAAGAGTTTTCGGCAGTTAATTATCATCATTGGGAAATTTGTGATGATGCTTGTGCTTTAGGAAAAGAATTGCAAGTGCCAGTTTATAAGTTTTTAAAAAATGCATTGATTTTAAAATTTGGAGAAAATTGGTATATGGAGCTAGAGAAGGTTGCCGAAGAATGGAAAAAACAAAAGAAACTATAA